DNA sequence from the Mauremys mutica isolate MM-2020 ecotype Southern chromosome 9, ASM2049712v1, whole genome shotgun sequence genome:
TGCAGAGTCACTAAGCGGAGTCGGGACCAGGACCTGCTGCATAATGGGGATCGACACATGGATTGACGTTGTGACCGGGAGCACTGGCGCAACCTAGAGCAGCACCGGGACTTTATTAGCGGTGCCGAGGGCAGGAGCATCACTGGTTTGCCTCGAAACGGTGCCATACGATATGGTACTGGAGGCCTGGTGCAAGGAGTGGGTGACCTGGGCACTGTCATGGCAATGAGGTCCCTCACAGTCTCAAAAGTGTCCGGGGTGGATGGTAGCTCCACCTCCTTGATGACCCGGGCTGGGGAGTCCAACGGCACCAGACTCGATGgtccccttgcagggggaaagTCGACAGTGCCGTCTCTGCATAATTCGGCATTGGGTGCTCCTCGTGAGGATGCGCCCCATTGGCCGGCTCCAGAGGGGTGGATCTCTGGGACAGAGAGCTGCTCCTCCCTTGCTTCTGGTGCCACTTCTGCACTGAGGAgtgggggcagtgctgggctgaTCCCGCCAGTTCTGGAGCCGGGGTGCTACGGGTCTCTGCCAGAGTCCGTCCAGGGTGCCGCTTCCACCACTGCCACCGGGGCGCTATGCACCATATGAGCTCGGCACCAGGTCCTGCCATGCTGGCAGAGGCTGAGGTCTAAGtgctgcctccataaggagctgcttgaggtgaaAGTCTCACTCCTTTTTGGTTCTGAGGCGAAACCCTTTGCAAATCCTGCACCAACCGGCTTGGTGAGCCTCCCCCAGACACTTTAGACAAGCGTTGTGGGGGTCACCCATTGGCATGGGCTTGCTGCAGGACGTGCAGGGCTTGAACCCCTGGGACTTGGGCATGTAAGCCCTCCCAAGAAAAAGCAGTCCGGACAGAGGATAACCCCCCCATCCCAACTGCTAACTACTAACACTAACTAACAATTAAACTAACTAATATGTACAGAGAACAAACAAAAAGTAGGGAAACATGGTAGAACTTGCTGAGCAAGACGCCGCAGTTCCAACAAccatcactggcggtaagaaagaactgaggagGTGCCGGGTCAGCAGACTcatattgagcgccatgaaggcACTGCTctgggggctccacagccgacccaaTGGGTGTTCCTAAGGAAAAAACTTTCCAACGACTGCGCGCACCTAcctggaatcaatatgagcaatcactcgaagaagaacatggcTGGGTCCTGACTAAGGGCATTGGATTGTCTGTGTGCCCACTCGCAGCACACACTGCAGCAAAGCATTCTGAGCTTGTACAACCTCCTTGAGTGACCTACGCATTTGTCTTTCTTCCTCCACAGTGCCTTTTGCCATGGCAACGCTGTCCCTAGCCACTGTGACACTGTTTCTAGCCACTTCAACAATCTTGTTCAATAGCTCCCCATCTTCTTCCATCTCTGACCTCAAATACAACTACCAGCTCTTCACCGGTTTCtttttatttggggggagggggtctacAATGAAAGCTGGCTATTTCATCCCAAATTCTCTGTTTCTTCCCCATCAGCCATGGATAAAGCCCCCGTCCTTGAAGTTCTGGCCACTGCAGGTGCCACTGCTGAGGGAGTAGGGAAAAAACCTAGCCAGGTGGATGTTAGTGGTATTCCAGACAGGCTAGGATATCCTTTTTAAATGTGTCTCTCATTCCCaccccaccacccctgagatTCTTCTGGTCTTGGTGTGCCCTCACAGCCAGTAGGTGGTGTGTGCTCAGGAGGGCTAGATTGGCTTGAGTTGCAGCTGTGCCtcggaggctgggggtgggattgGGAATTATATTCCCGCTCTGGCTTTGCAATTTGGCTGCACATTGGAGTTGTTTCTATGGTGTCAGAGGAGTTAGTGGGGAGCATATGGAATGAGCGGGATAGTAATCCGCGTCCTGACTCTCAGTGATGTTACACTGAGGTGGGTGACTAGGCGACAGAGATAACAATGGCAAAGGGCAGACCAGTGACATACACTGTGAAGTGCTTCACCAAGCCGGTTCTCCAGAAGCGTGACAGGAGGAGTAGAGGGCATGCCAGGGCAATGACTGTGCACCTATCCCAGATACAGTGCagatgggggggtgaggagaagggggctgggggagggggggggaaaatcAAGCAATTTCTCTGATTCTACTTTATCTCCCCTGCAGACATGCTGAAAGTGCAGAGAAAAACAGATCAGGTTCTGCACTGACTGTCCGAAGCACGAACTGCTCCAATCCTCTATGTAAGTCTGTGGAAAGACATTAAAAGCTGAATGCTATCCATAAAGCTGACCTCTTTCTGTGTATGAATGCATGTTTATACCTCAGCAGGGAGCTGTAGGCTTAGTGCTTTACAGGCATGCAATGCCCATGTCATCTGAGACTACCAACCAAACCCCTTAGCCCAGAGCCACTGTCTCAAATGGCTCAAAGTTGCACAACTGAGTGTTTACATTATTCGAATATGCTGCGGGAGGGGGGCGAGGGAGCGAGAGATGGAgttgcagggatcggcaacctttcagaagtggtgtgccgagtcttcatttattcactctaatttaaggtttcatgtgccagtcatacattttaaatgtttttagaaggtctctttctacaagtctataatatagaattaaactattgttgtatgtaaagtaaataaggtttttaaaatgtttaagatgcttcatttaaaattaaattaaaatgcagagccccccggaccagtggccaggacctggtcagtgtgagtaccactgaaaatcagctcgcatgccgccttcggcgcacgtgccataggttgcctatccctggagTAGAGATTGCAGCTGTGCCATGCTGCCAGCCACTATTTTGAGCAGATGGACAGGGgtctggggggaaagggggagctcGCATCTGCCAGACAGGAtgcagaaaggagaaaagaaaataagGTAGATGGATACATGTCCTAAGTGGGATATGCTTGTAAAGAGTTGATGGTCGAGGTTTTCACCTGAGACAGAAGCCAATTGCTCGGCTGGAGTAGACGTCATTTTGAAAACATGGGCTAAGAAAGGGAGGCAGGTGCTGGGAACTCGGAAAGGCTCCCAGCTCTCACCCGCCAAAAGAGGCTGTGGCCATGGGGCACTTGGATCAGAAGCTAGCACAGTGGTGTCGTATTATTGTAATACATTGTAAAGATAAATCCTATGAAGGGCATATAATCTGCCTCTCAGTCTCAACCTGGTTTCTGGCTCACCCACATGTCAGGAATCAGGAGCTTGATTCTGGCGGAGATCCTGACTCTGTGGGGAGAGCCCCTCACTGCCCTCCTCATGTTCCTCCTCTGATGATTCTTGCCACTTGTCTGCAGTCTACAGGGGGAGTATCAGGGTTCACAAGCTCCTCAGACTTGGTAACAATGTAATTGATCAAAAGCTCATCTAGCGCCTCAAGAAATAGGTAGGATACAATTCCACGGCTGGACCTTTTTCTGGCACTTCTGGCTTTAATCTAAGTCCTCCTGAGCTGTTTACTCTTTATCCCACACTGGTCAGCATCCTGGTTGTGGCCCCTTATAGACCCCTACTTAGCAATGTCCAAAAAGAGATCCTTCATCTGGTGGCTGGCCACAAGAACTTGCTGCGCTGACCCCAAGGTGGCAATGAGATCTGGGGCACAGCAAGGCTCCAAGTGGGTGCTCAAGGCATGTTTTAAAGGCTGCCTGAGCGTGAAGGAATGCCAATATATTTGAACCCAGGAGCAAATGGGCAAACTCTGTTCCCATGACAATTTTTAAACAGGGGAAGTAACATCCAGTCAACTTGATCCCAGAATAGTGGAAGGCGCACAGATAAACAGACAGATCAGTAATGGACACATGCACAGCAATGTGGGATACCAGCTGAATAACTGCCGAAGTACTGCATGGCAGCACCGTGTCCACACAATCAACTGCACTAACTCAATTTTCATCGAATATAATACACTTTGAAAGAGGATTCCAGAGTTTGCAGTATAACTGCGCTCTAATTAATTGCATAGTGAGTGCACAGGCATTTTCACACTGACTCGAGCTACTGTGGATTAAACCCccacgtagacaagccctcaggtaCCTGGTGAGCGGCAGGAGATGAGGACAAGTAAGGGCATCAGAACAACTAGGCTGTTCTAACTGATTTGGTTTCAGACTATACCTGAAGGGCACATCGTTCTATGCAGATATATGCAGGCTGGTTTGTCAGACAGATACTATACACAGACCAGAGACATAAAAGTGAAGCACTTCAACCTCATTTCAAAATTATTCTGTCAGAAACTGAAATCAGAGATCCATACAGAGCTCTTCAGCCAGAAAGGCCATGAGGACGGAAGGAAGAATTGGAGTGCACAAGGGAGCAGAGAGACGCTCAGAGAAGGTTTTGGCTCCAAACTGAAAACCAAAGCCAGATCTAAAGCTGTTGGGAGGAGGCCCATGGGCACAATTTCACACTCATTGTTTCCATCTGGATACCACGTGCACACAAATTTATGTAAAGTAGTATTATAATTTCTCTATCATGTAGCAGGAGAGAAACTGTCCTAGTACTCACCCTTCCTTTCCTTCTGTTAAAGAGCAACCTATCCTGCTGCTTGCTTGGAGCCTGCTGCAGGAGGCACGAGGCTGTCCAGCTGCTGACGATGTCCTGTGTGAATTAGCCATTCATAGAATTTGTTCTCCACCAGCACCTGGAACTGCTTCCTCTGATCCCTGAAACCCACCAGGACATCAGCAATGTAGCAAGTGAAATACAGTCTTGTAAGCATTCACACCACACTTCCAAACATCTCTCCATCTTCACCGAAATAAGCAACAGATCTACACTTATCATGCCTAACAAAGCCATTGGATTTGCTTCCCATATTGCCCACATAGGAAAGATTGAATTCACCTAATAAAAACTATTAGTTAGAATACCCCTGAAAGAGAGACTGCTGGTGTTGAAATAAGCCATGCAGACTTCCCCACGCTGCTGTTACTATACCTCTGCCCTGTAGGACTTCTGCCCTAGGATTCTCAGAGCacaaaaggtaataaaaaaggtaataattggagatataccaatctcctagaactggaagggaccttgaaaggtcatctagtccagccccctgccttcactagcaggaccaatttttgccccagatccctaagtggcctcaaggattgaactcacaaccctgggtttagcaggccaatgctcacaccactgagctatccctcccccccaagacaGGCAATTATACATACTTAAGGCTAcaagtctgtcacggaggtcaggTATTCGGTGATTTTATGTGACCTCTGCAACTTCAGCCCCAGGCGATGGATCTCTGGTTTCCATGATTTATTGTTTATTGCCCACgtcctgtgacttttactaaaaaaccTACATCATATAAAACTTAAGTCTATACATGTCTGCCATTTGTAACCCAGGCAAAATGTAAATAGTAATCTCCAGAGGAGAGAGTGACACATTAACCCCATGCTACTTACCCAACACTTCATGTCAATGGTATTAAATCACTCACGTCTGAAGTTCTGCCTTTACACAagaccaagacacacacacacacacacacacacacacacacgaggagTCAGGATTCAAGATAGACAGATGTAATGCAGTGCAATAGAAATTCTGAACCAGAAGACTGTCAGATACCAAGGCCATTTTCCAATCTATTCAAGTCTTGAAATCTGCACTGAGTGCAAAGAGCACCTCGATCAAATGTAGTATTCATGACAAGGGACTCTTCAGGCCCTAAACAAAAGAAGGTGGTCTGGAAGGACTTGACAAATCACAGACCAATGATACTACTCAGTCTCATTGGAACCCTGGCTTCATCTAACTAAACTGAGGACTGAGACCATCCAAAATTAAACAATTCAGAGAAGCTATGGACTCTCTCCATGACTTGGCTTACTGACCCCCAAATATAGACGCCACAGGCTGAGCCCAGAACAGGGAAACAAACAGCTAAAACACAAGCTATTGTTGCTTCTTTCTCTTCTAGCCTTTAAAATTGAAAACCAGAGTTCTCCCCTTTTGTGGGTTTGTGAAGGAGGttataagaacgtaagaatggacatactgggtcagaccaaaggtccatctagcccagtatcctgtcttctgacagtgaggccactgtcggaagacaggatagtgggctagatggacctttgccatgccaggtgccccagagggtatgaacagaacaggtaatcatcaagtgatccatctcgtcatccattcccagtttctggcaaacagaggctagggacaccatctctgcctatcctccatgaatttatctagttcttttttgaactctcttatagtcttgtccttcacaacatcctttggcaaggagttccacaagttggctgtgcgttgtgtgaagaaatacttcagtttgttttaaacctgctgcctattaatttcatttggtggcccctagttcttgtattatgagaaagagtaaatagcacttccttatttactttctccacaccagtcaagattttacagacctctatcatatcctctcttagcagtctcttttccaagctgaaaaatcccagtctttttagtctctcctcatacggcaaacattccatacccctaagaatttttgttgcccttttctgaaccttttccaaaatatctttgagatggggcaaccacatctgcatgcagtattcaagatgtgggcataccatggatttatacagaggcaatatgatattttctcttattattgatccctttcttaatgattcccaacattgtttgcttttctgactgcttctgcacattgagtggatgttttctgagaactatccacaatgactccaagatctctttcttgagtggtaccagctaatttagaccccatcattttatatgtataattgggattatgttttccaatttgcATGACTTTGCAATTATCAACATTGGAAGACAGTTTGTTGCAGTTTGTTTGCATCAAAATGATACCAAGAGTAAAATCCTGAAGACAGGACCGGCTAAATTCAGAACTGTCAATATCTGGAGTCCTGCACTCCTATCCAGCCAGTTTGGCATCAAAAGAATATGTTTTAATTTATTCAAAACTTAACAGGCTAGGTGTTGAAAAAGCAGTAAAGTGTAGATTAGTACAGTATGCAAGATCAGCTACAAAAGTAAAGTAAGGCCTAGTTAGTAGACTGGAGACTTGACTGTGTTAACATGTTTTACTTACAGAACTACAAGCTTCTCATTTTGTGTTTGAGGAGTTAATACACAGAGTAAACCCCATAATATGCGTGTTCTTTCATTTCATAAAATCTTTGCACAATTTTTCCTGTATTTTGTGAGCTTATAACACACACACCAGATTTCCTTCACACAGAATAAGGTGGGAGGAGTTTTCAATACAAAAGCAGATACCAAATGCTACCAGCGCCTCACGCCCACAGTACACTCATGCATAAAAcacagactagatcagtggtcaccaaccagtcTATCATGATTGACTGCTCGATTATGGACACTCTCCCAGTCGATCGCGATCGCTAGAAGTCTGGCAGTACAATGGGACggctgctaaggcaggctccctccctgcctgccccggccacACACCGCTCTTGGAAAAGGCCAGCAAGCCCCCGCAGCCTGGGgggaggcaggctccctgcctgccccggctgCATGCCGCTCCTACCTGCAAGCACCGCCACCACTGGCCGGGAACAGGgcactgtagccaatgggagctgcagaggcggtgCCTTCAGAGAAGGGCAGCGCGTGGGGCCACAGGGGCGtgttggccccttctgggagcagcatgggaccggggcaggcagggagcctgccttagcctcgctgcaCCACagaccgggagctgcctgaggtaagtgccgcccggcGGGAGCCCATCCCCCCCGCCTTCCCAGAGCCAACACACCAtaccccctccttcacccaaaacccccagccctgagccagcaccccacactccctcctgcaccctaacactctgccccagccccctcctgcacaaaaactccctcccagagcttgcacccctcaccccctcccaaaccccaacccctaccccaacctggtgaaagtgagtgagggttggggagagcaatcaatgggggtgggagggtggagtgAGCAGGGAAGGGcttcggagaaggggcagggtagatcctcggttgcccttaaattcaaaaagtgatcttgggtataaaaaggttggagaccactggactAGATAAACAGACCTCATGCAAGGGCATTTTTGTTCAGTGATGTCAAGTCAAAGAGATTTGTACCTGTATGGACAAGTTGAGTTTCAGAGCATTAAATATACATTCCTCCCCTTCTGGAGGAAGCCAATTACTCACTTGGTTAGTCCTGCCTCCTTCACAGTTTTTTGCCAAACTTGTATCTTCTGCTCTCGTTGACTCAGTGCCTTCTGGTATGCATGTGGCAGCCCCCCAGGCGTTTCTGTCGTGTCTCCTTCCATCTCAAAAGGAATAACAAAGGTATAAAACTCATTGGGGGGTAAGAGTCGGAAGACACTGGCATCACTGTTCTCTTTGCACACCAGCATTGGACTGTCCCAGTAGTTAGGCACTGTAGCCAGGCCCATCCGGGCCATGTGGTCTTCAAGCATTGGGTAATGGGTGTGATAAGGGGCAAAAGTTACTGCTTGGTTACCCAAGAGAATGAGAGGGTGTGTAGGCGTGAGAATGTTGAAGGTGCAGCCTGTTGTAGAAGAGATAGACAGACGGTGGCAGATGCCAATAACTTTGACATTATCACAGCTGTGGAGGTGAatggctgtctgcacagggccCAGGACAAAAGTGCTATTCCTGCACTTCTCAATGGTCACAGATCTGAAAGAGAAAGATCACAAGTAAGCCAGGATGCCCAAGAACAGGACAAGGCCACACACTGTTCAAGTGGGGTTGCCATGTCTAATGGGAACCAGGAAATATCTATGCAACCCACCCAAAGACATTTCACTGCATCCCAGGAGAACGTAAACTCACCGTAAAGGGGAGAGCAGATATATGAAGGACTCATTGCAGCGATGGATCTTCACATGAGCACCCACCAGGGTATCCGAGCTCTTGGCCAGCGTCTGTTTGTAGACTTGGCTCATCACCACCATGCGGTGAATCTCAGGAACCATATGGGCATTGCAGGCAATCTTTGCTCTCTTGGTTGTTCCTTCAACTGCAAGGCAAAAAAGTTACAGACATTAGCACAAAAAAAGTCTGAACGTATTTCCTAAGCAGGCAGACCATGACATCACATTTCACCAGGCAGCCACAGAGTAAATATCCCATCAAAAAACAGTCACCCTGATGCTTGGGATTTAGATCCCAACTCTCTTTGCAAAATTCCTCCTTGAACATAAGGGCTCTTTCTGCCAAATTGAGAATTACAGCAGTCTGCAGATttgcagcactgtgctgatggAATAGGAACATGTCTGTTCCAATGCATTCTTACCAAGTGGTGTGCTCCCTGTAGGTATACAGCCCTCAGGATGTTACCACAGGATGTTCTTCCATTCTGTCTGATGGAATGGATTAAGactagttttctctctctctgaaaaccTATAATCGCATGTTAAATGAGATCAGGAGTCTTCATTCTGATGCCCACAGAAAGATCAAAGATAGCTTGGGTATGTCAACATGTGCTGCAGTcatacctcccagctgcagtgcagatacTTCCACAgactgccctctgcaaccctgggcaagtcacttaatctacaCTGAGCCTCAATTCCCATTTGTCAAATGGGAGTAATAATACTGACCCACCTCAGAGGAGTGTTTGAAGGTAAACCCATTAACGTTTGTGAGACACTCAGATGCAACAGTGGCTGAGGCCATGAAAGTACCTGAACAGCTAGAGGACCACCCCATTCATCTGTTAGTCCCCACTTAGGAACAGAAGAGTAGTAACTTTAGTCAGGACTGAATCACATTGACAGAGCTATATGGAGCAGCTTATACAGCAATTCCacctaaccctgggtttagcttgTGCAATCAATCATTTGCTTTCTTGGCCATTAACGTTCACTATGCAGCAGAATGCACCTTCCAaacaaatatgtatttttaagaaTAAGAAAGCCTGCTAGCAACAGCCAATATACACCACACAATATCTGGATATCAACTTGAAGCAGGGAGGGGGGACACATGCAAGCTAGAGAACAGAGAGGGAGTAATGAGTGTTAAATAGGAGAGTTTGGAAACAGGAGGTGAAGGCATTTGACATGACCAGCTCTTTCAGCTGTGGACTCCCCCTTCTCTCCTGTtagccagaggacaggcaggagAGCACCAATGCCCACAAACCAGACTCCTGATCAACAGGAACAGAGGAGAGTGGAAAGTTGATCCTAAAACTAAAGAGCAAAGCCAAGGCTTTCAAATACCTTGCTGTGCCCACGCAAGTTTCTTCCCAGACTTGAGGCAGGCAGATGTCCCAAACGGGCTCCCAGTCAGGCAGGCCCTCAGCCAGACCTCTAGCTTGGAGAAAGAGAAGGCTTTGGTAATCTTCGAGTAGCCGTTCTTCACATGCAAGGGCTGCCAGAGAGCAAGCTCATGAAGAGGATGGACAGTCCTGGTTTTGTTCACAGTCCCCTCAATGAGAAAGCTGAGAGCTCGAACAGCTTCAGGGGAGACCAGGCTACCGTGAGTGGAATGAGAAGAGGCCGAGAGCTGGTCCGGGTCCAGTAGCAGTTCCAGCAGATCCAAAAGGTGGTTCTGCACAAACGCTTGGTGGGTGTAATCATTCCAGTTCttagaaatcaaaacaaaaacaaacagaggcGCTCTTACTGGGCTGAGACACTTTCCCAATGCAATATCCATTGCATCCTGCTCAGATCCCACCCACAGCAGCTCTAAATGGAGAAATCAGTAGAAGTAGAATACAGATTCCTTCCCCTGAACCATTGATTCTGCAGGCCTTCTCTTACCCCCATAACAGACTCCCCCAGCAAATAAAAGATACTGGATCCACTAGCCATCTTCAGAGTGGAAGAGGTTCAGTAGTTCTACTTGCTGTGGCCATGACCAACCAGTCACTATATTAGTTAGAGTGAGAGAAGAAAATGGATTCCCTCTCCACGAAAAGGTTCAGCACACAGGTGCTTGGAAACGAGGGTGGGACTGAACTGTAACGAACACCTGATAGTCTAAGCCGCTATGAAGGCAATTATGGTTCCTATTGAACCTGGATGCTTAGAATAGATGCAATCAAGTACTAACTCAGGAGGACTTGTGAGAAAAACCTCAGATAAGCCATTATGAGGAAAAATCCCATTAAACATTCATCTCAAAGGATCATTATAGTTCAAGTGCTGAAGGTCTCCATAGCAAGGGAAGACCAGAATATGAGACAGCCAATGATGAAAACTCTAACAGACATCAGCTTATGCTGGACTGGCCTCACTGGACCACACCAAGGAGTTACAGTCACCTGGAGTGCCCATTCCAGACACCTAGAAAGTTAGCGTCAAGCAGGGGGCATTTCCTCAATAGTTCACAAAAGGATAAGCACAATGAATATAATCCCCCACCCTGTGGGGGAATGAAGCTTCTGAAATAGATATGACAGATCCATTATCTACTCATGAAGCTTCACAAGATGGGCCAGTCTAGTTTTGAACTTGAACTGCAGTTAACAAAAATCATCCACTATAGAATGATGCTGAATGCCCTGAACAGTACGTGTAAAGAGGACCATTCAGCACAAAGCCCTGGATAAGCACTTTCCCCCTCTTGTCTATTATAAGTCTCTGTGTTTAAAGTCCGCTAACCCCTATTTTTAGTTTCAGATGCTCTTGAGTTGCAGTTCAACAATTCTTGTTCCACGTGACACAACAACATGTATGGTATTGATGTCACACCTGTGACAAAAATCCTGCTGACACTAGCAACTGGACTTTTTTCAAGGTGTGGGTCAGCTAAGTGTCTATTGTGTTGCCCTCAGTTTGTAATTCACTTTCTAATATGGTAGTGCAGCAGGATTGGCTTACCTGGCTAACTTCAGATACTTCTGAATGTGAGATACAAGACTTAACCACCTACATTTGATTATATTTGACTAATCTATTTCTCACAGCTTTGTGTAACTTATTCAGACATTGCACTAAGAATGGCTACCCTAGAAGCCTGAACATGTAATTATGGAGGAGCAGTCTCTGAAATAAATGAACATTTTCCACTATGTTACACTCCTCTAATTTAAAGAGCAAAGAGCAAAGATTTGGGggggaaatttttaaaaaacctatcaCAGATTGAGACCGGATGTGAAAGTTCAGTCTGCTGCAAGTTTTTATGGGCAAGTTAGATTTTTGAAAATTAATGTTACAGTAGCCATCTCATTTATTATTTAGCTCAATTGATTAAGTGCACTCCTAGGTACAGACACAAGCCTTGGGCAGGAGTTCACTTCCCCCACAAAGCAgatctgctccccaccccactttAAGGTGAAGGttttgcagcccctccctcaCAATAACCTCTGTGGGGACAGGGTTACAAACAATACCTTATTTTGACAGGTGGATTTTCCAGTCAGGTTGGCAGACTGAGATTTGTCCCTGCGGCTTGGCCACTCTTCTCCAATCAGAGATGTCCGCAAGGAAATCTTGTTTAGCTGCTGAATGTACAAGAACAGCAGGAACTGTAGAGTGTCTACTgacagctggccaagaggggaaCACAATGTTAACACATACCAGAACATGACCAATGCATTCAATAATTCAACCGAAGAGCCTATTCTTTTAGAACGTAGACAACAAGGTAGCTACAATATCACAACTGACTGTGGCTCCCCTACACAAATTGGTGTGTGGTGTTACTATCAGCTATTAAACAAGCCTCAAGAAAGCTCtagcttacacacacacacacaaattagatTTATGGGCTTGACAGGTGCTTGCTTAGTTTCTACAGGgtttctgtttctttgtttttaactCTACGCCCCTTCTTTACAAGCCTCACTGGTAGCCACGTTACACCATGCAAAAAGCTCAGCCTCTCTCACTGTCTACATCACAATATTTACCACTGCACATGCCACTGGTAACCTTGGGAAGACACTCATTCTCAAACCTTTTTTCCACTTGCCCATAATTTCCTAAAACTCTTCTCCTTGGGCTCGATATGCAGAGTTTGGGACACCATCAAACAAAAGCACTAGGCCCGCCAATGAAAAATGGCCACATTATCAAgtgtcaaattaaaaaaacaaaacaattaagtGTAGTCTTTAATGAGTGTGTTAGAATGGTTTTCAAATGGATATAGTTTTTCACCCTCTACTTCAAATGGCTGACCTGTGTTCAAATCGTGCCCCCTACATGATGTACATTTCAAAGATCAGTGTGCAAAAAGGTGGTCATAAAACAAACCTGTTTTGCAATCTTGACTACTGCAAGTGCTACCAAAGCCCCACTAGATAATAGCACATAGACTTTGTGGATGAACACAAGACCCAAAGGGCCAGTGCAAATGACTAATGGACAGCTACTCCTGGCTTAGGGAGCTTGCTGTttaagctcaattgatttcaggACTATCACATGGATCTTTTATATGTGCACTCCTTAGCATGTCTCTTTGCACCACACACGAGTTTGTCAGAGAACAGCATTACAATTTCAGAAGACCACTGGCTTTTCCAGTACAGACCAAAGGAAGTGAGGTCAGGTTCCTCCCACAAGAATAAGCCCT
Encoded proteins:
- the TBCCD1 gene encoding TBCC domain-containing protein 1 isoform X1, whose product is MARWCWWGLARQRFAGLLAAADLQGKQFTPVVDSPELVKMDQSMVHLWVKTEPFIVGALQIPPPSKFSMHYLRKMSTYVRLRASEGCYPRLFWPMWRHIACGKLQLAKDLAWLYFEIFDSLVERTPEERLEWAEVVSSCTSEEELEKQRNKLSVDTLQFLLFLYIQQLNKISLRTSLIGEEWPSRRDKSQSANLTGKSTCQNKNWNDYTHQAFVQNHLLDLLELLLDPDQLSASSHSTHGSLVSPEAVRALSFLIEGTVNKTRTVHPLHELALWQPLHVKNGYSKITKAFSFSKLEVWLRACLTGSPFGTSACLKSGKKLAWAQQVEGTTKRAKIACNAHMVPEIHRMVVMSQVYKQTLAKSSDTLVGAHVKIHRCNESFIYLLSPLRSVTIEKCRNSTFVLGPVQTAIHLHSCDNVKVIGICHRLSISSTTGCTFNILTPTHPLILLGNQAVTFAPYHTHYPMLEDHMARMGLATVPNYWDSPMLVCKENSDASVFRLLPPNEFYTFVIPFEMEGDTTETPGGLPHAYQKALSQREQKIQVWQKTVKEAGLTKDQRKQFQVLVENKFYEWLIHTGHRQQLDSLVPPAAGSKQAAG
- the TBCCD1 gene encoding TBCC domain-containing protein 1 isoform X2 — translated: MARWCWWGLARQRFAGLLAAADLQGKQFTPVVDSPELVKMDQSMVHLWVKTEPFIVGALQIPPPSKFSMHYLRKMSTYVRLRASEGCYPRLFWPMWRHIACGKLQLAKDLAWLYFEIFDSLVERTPEERLEWAEVVSSCTSEEELEKQRNKQLNKISLRTSLIGEEWPSRRDKSQSANLTGKSTCQNKNWNDYTHQAFVQNHLLDLLELLLDPDQLSASSHSTHGSLVSPEAVRALSFLIEGTVNKTRTVHPLHELALWQPLHVKNGYSKITKAFSFSKLEVWLRACLTGSPFGTSACLKSGKKLAWAQQVEGTTKRAKIACNAHMVPEIHRMVVMSQVYKQTLAKSSDTLVGAHVKIHRCNESFIYLLSPLRSVTIEKCRNSTFVLGPVQTAIHLHSCDNVKVIGICHRLSISSTTGCTFNILTPTHPLILLGNQAVTFAPYHTHYPMLEDHMARMGLATVPNYWDSPMLVCKENSDASVFRLLPPNEFYTFVIPFEMEGDTTETPGGLPHAYQKALSQREQKIQVWQKTVKEAGLTKDQRKQFQVLVENKFYEWLIHTGHRQQLDSLVPPAAGSKQAAG
- the TBCCD1 gene encoding TBCC domain-containing protein 1 isoform X3 — its product is MDQSMVHLWVKTEPFIVGALQIPPPSKFSMHYLRKMSTYVRLRASEGCYPRLFWPMWRHIACGKLQLAKDLAWLYFEIFDSLVERTPEERLEWAEVVSSCTSEEELEKQRNKLSVDTLQFLLFLYIQQLNKISLRTSLIGEEWPSRRDKSQSANLTGKSTCQNKNWNDYTHQAFVQNHLLDLLELLLDPDQLSASSHSTHGSLVSPEAVRALSFLIEGTVNKTRTVHPLHELALWQPLHVKNGYSKITKAFSFSKLEVWLRACLTGSPFGTSACLKSGKKLAWAQQVEGTTKRAKIACNAHMVPEIHRMVVMSQVYKQTLAKSSDTLVGAHVKIHRCNESFIYLLSPLRSVTIEKCRNSTFVLGPVQTAIHLHSCDNVKVIGICHRLSISSTTGCTFNILTPTHPLILLGNQAVTFAPYHTHYPMLEDHMARMGLATVPNYWDSPMLVCKENSDASVFRLLPPNEFYTFVIPFEMEGDTTETPGGLPHAYQKALSQREQKIQVWQKTVKEAGLTKDQRKQFQVLVENKFYEWLIHTGHRQQLDSLVPPAAGSKQAAG